ACTATCCGCGGCTGTTCCTGAACAACTTCATCATTACAGGTGTCGGCCTGCTCGGTATCGTATTCATCTCCTCCATCGCCGCCTATAAGCTGGCCCGGACCAAAACCAGATGGAGCGGTGTCCTGTATTTCCTGTGCATTATGCCGATGCTGATTCCGTTCCAGTCGATCATGCTGACGGTCCTCCAGACCGCCAAGAACCTCAATCTGTCGGAGAGCACGTGGGGACTGGGTCTCCTGTATTGGGGCTTCGGCGCTCCGCTGGCGGTGTTCATCTATCACGGCTTCGTGAAGGGTATCCCGACAGAGATTGACGAGAGTGCGACGATTGACGGCGCTTCCGGCTTCCGCCTGTTCTTCAGCGTGATCTTCCCGCTGCTGAAATCGGTCACCACGACCATTGTCATCATCGATGTCATGTGGATCTGGAATGACTTCCTGCTCCCGCTGCTGATGGTCAATGGTTCGCCGGAGACGAAGACGTTAACGCTGGCCGCTTACACCTTCGTGGGCCAGTATACCTCAGACTGGCAGTATGCCATGACCGCTATGGTAATGGCGGTGCTGCCATCGATCGTAGTATTCATCTTCCTGCAGAAATACATTGTGAAGGGCGTTGTCGCAGGGGCGGTTAAGGGCTGAGGCTGAGCCGTATGATGTATCTGTCCCTGTAAGTGGCTTGTAAACCGCAAAAAAGGAGCATATGCTGTAGCCTCT
The sequence above is a segment of the Paenibacillus sp. FSL R7-0204 genome. Coding sequences within it:
- a CDS encoding carbohydrate ABC transporter permease, with translation MTTNHNKAGKIILEVILVLLSLLFLYPLFLTIINSLKSFGEVMTDVIALPQKLTFSNYAYVWEFINYPRLFLNNFIITGVGLLGIVFISSIAAYKLARTKTRWSGVLYFLCIMPMLIPFQSIMLTVLQTAKNLNLSESTWGLGLLYWGFGAPLAVFIYHGFVKGIPTEIDESATIDGASGFRLFFSVIFPLLKSVTTTIVIIDVMWIWNDFLLPLLMVNGSPETKTLTLAAYTFVGQYTSDWQYAMTAMVMAVLPSIVVFIFLQKYIVKGVVAGAVKG